The nucleotide sequence GGTCTTGAAGAGCTCGTTGGCGGTCCAGAGACGTTTGGCCAGCGTCTCGTGAGAGACAGACATGTGAGTAGTTTACCTGAAGTGTCCAATCGCTACGGCTGAAACAGGTCGGCTCGTTCGGCTCCGCCCGACCATGAACGCAGGTACATCACACCGTTGTTCACCCGACGGCCCAGAGCACTCAATTGCTCCATCGTCTCGGGCGTGAACTGTGACTCGTGGCAGGCGAGCGCCGCGCGTGCCTTGGCTTCGTCTTCCTCCGAGTAAGGTACGCGGGTGTTCAGAAACCTCTCGGCCGTCGGCTTGAACACGGGAAGCTTCAGGGCGCTGGATACGTCAGACGTGAGACCTTTTGTCGGCAGTGCAGCATAGTACAGGAGCGTCGTCGTCTCTCCCGCTTGCACGATTTGCGTCACGGCGGCGCTCACGAGACGATGGTCTGCGTGTCCGTAACCGCCTTCGGGACCCCACGTCACGATCGCGTCAGGGCGCACGTCGGTGACCACCTTTTCGATCTTCGAGACCAATTCGCCCAACACCTGGAACCCGCTCAACCCGCCATCTGGCAGACCCAACATGATCGGCGGGTGGATGCCCAGGTTCTGGCAGGCGCATTCGGCTTCCTTGCCGCGCACGGCAGCCAGTTTCTTCCCCGCCGGTATCTTGGCAAACGGCGTCACGCCTTGGTCACCGCCGGTTGCCAATACCAGGTACACATCGGTGTCAGCCTTGCTGCCGTAGTGCGCCAGCAGCGGTCCCACCATCGTCTCGTCGTCTGGATGCGCGAATACAGCCAGCAGCGTTCGCTTCTTTTCCGTGGCCGACTCCGCCTGTGCCCACGCGCCGCTCGCGAACAGCCACATGACCATGCCCACCGACACGGCACCCGCAACCCTGCCACAACGTCGCACGCTCTCCTCCTTGCCATCCGATATCGATGGCGCCATTGAAAGACACACCCCTACCGTCAGTGACGAGGCGAGTGGCATAGGCCACTCTCGCGTTCCAGAGTTCATCCCTCGAGCCTTCCATACGAATGCAGGATAAGGGATCTGTGACAATGGGCGAAGAGCGCCAACGGAGGTGACCGGTGTGGAAGCCAGACGACGACGAGCAGCAACTTATCGAAAAGCTGCGCAAGATTGAGGCGTTGTTCGCCAGGCCCGGGACGGACGGCGAGCGTCACGCGGCAGAGAGCGCGGCGGCGCGGATTCGCGCCCGTCTCCTCGCGTTCGAACGAACCGAGCGACCCATCGAGTACCGGTTTTCGCTGCCCGACACCTGGTCGCGCACCCTGTTCGTCGCGCTCCTTCGCCGCTACGGCTTGAAACACTATCGCTACCACGGCCAGCGGCGCACCACCGTGATGGTCAAGGTCACGAAGTCGTTCGTCGATCAAACGCTCTGGCCGGAGTTTCAGCAGCTTCTCACGGTGCTCGAGGAGCACCTCGAAGAAGTGACCCGGCGCGTGATTGACAACGCTCTCGGCAGCGATGAGACCTGCACAGAGATGCGCCCCGGTGCAATGTATTAGCCACGGCCTCTTGCGAAAATCCATCGGGTCGGAAAGAATCGCGGCGTGCCCACCTCCATTCTGATCGTCACAGGCGACGCGGGCGAGAGCTACGAGTGTCTCTACGCACGGCACCGACTGCTCGAAGCGGGACTCGCGCCGGTCATCGCAGCACCGAGCCGGCGACGGCTGCACCTCGTGATTCACGACTTCGAGGAAGGGTGGGACACGTACGTCGAGCGTCCTGGCTACGGCGCAGACGCCGACACGACGTTGGACGACGTGCGCGTGGATGATCATCAAGCGGTGCTGGTGCTCGGCGGTCGCGCGCCGGAGTACCTGCGGCACGACCCGCGCGTCCTCGACCTTGTCCGGGCATTCGACCGCCAGGAGAAGTGGATCTTCGGTATCTGCCACGGCGTGCCGACGGCACCGCGAACTTCACAGCGGACCTCGAGGCCGGCAGACTGCCAATCGGCACGGACGCTCGACCCACGCCAGCAAATCAGCTCTTTCGAGGTCATGGCCTCGGCGCCGAGATTCACATCGTTGTGCGAAGCCATGGGCCGATATCGCCGGGATCTGTCACGACACAGACCACGACCTTCGACCCCGACTGCATGATCTGCGAAGATCAGATCGCAGCTGTTTTCCCACCTGTCTAGTCATCCCGGGAGGGATGTTTCCGCCGGGCGTCCCTCCCGGCCGTTCTTTCAACTGATCCACGTCGTGGAGACCACCATCCACTGATTGCCCGACGCCTCGTGGCATTCGAGGCGAACACTGACGCCTAGCTGGAAGGCAGAGTCTTACCGAGCCATGCGCTGATGGTGCGTGGAAGCCCTGGACTGATCGTGCGGTCCGTCAGAACCGCGTACTCCTGTACGGCGCCGGTCTGTGCTTTGACGAAGAGGT is from Luteitalea sp. and encodes:
- a CDS encoding DJ-1/PfpI family protein; translation: MPTSILIVTGDAGESYECLYARHRLLEAGLAPVIAAPSRRRLHLVIHDFEEGWDTYVERPGYGADADTTLDDVRVDDHQAVLVLGGRAPEYLRHDPRVLDLVRAFDRQEKWIFGICHGVPTAPRTSQRTSRPADCQSARTLDPRQQISSFEVMASAPRFTSLCEAMGRYRRDLSRHRPRPSTPTA